In Micromonospora sp. WMMD980, the following are encoded in one genomic region:
- a CDS encoding 3-keto-5-aminohexanoate cleavage protein — translation MTTGTLITVAPTGAESAKVEVPALPVTLDELLLTAKECEALGAAVIHVHIRDDEARPTLDQGRLRETVTALRESTDLIVQLSSGGAVTDPEAHRLAVLDAAPDMASCTMGTVNFGDDVFLNRWEFIVDLHTRMQERGVVPEYEIFELGHLTALQRLLGKHGLPHGGHVHVDFVMGVPGGMPGTAATLVAAQQMLRDLPEGTTFSATGIGRSTIPVMLASLATGGHLRVGMEDTVTYAKGRPVESNMQLVARAVGFAQLAQRPPLTTAQARTLLGV, via the coding sequence ATGACGACAGGGACGTTGATCACGGTTGCCCCCACCGGCGCGGAGTCGGCCAAGGTGGAGGTGCCGGCGCTGCCGGTGACACTCGACGAGCTGCTGCTGACCGCCAAGGAGTGCGAGGCGCTCGGCGCGGCCGTGATCCACGTCCACATCCGTGACGACGAGGCCCGGCCCACGCTCGACCAGGGGCGGCTGCGGGAGACCGTGACGGCGCTGCGGGAGAGCACCGACCTGATCGTGCAGCTCTCCTCCGGCGGCGCGGTGACCGACCCGGAGGCGCACCGGCTCGCCGTGCTCGACGCCGCGCCGGACATGGCCTCCTGCACCATGGGCACGGTCAACTTCGGCGACGACGTGTTCCTGAACCGGTGGGAGTTCATCGTCGACCTGCACACCCGGATGCAGGAGCGGGGCGTCGTCCCCGAGTACGAGATCTTCGAGCTGGGCCATCTCACCGCGTTGCAGCGCCTGCTCGGCAAGCACGGCCTGCCGCACGGCGGGCACGTCCACGTCGATTTCGTGATGGGCGTGCCGGGCGGCATGCCGGGCACGGCCGCCACCCTGGTCGCGGCCCAGCAGATGCTGCGCGACCTGCCGGAGGGCACCACGTTCTCGGCCACCGGCATCGGCCGCAGCACGATCCCGGTGATGCTCGCGTCGCTCGCCACCGGCGGTCATCTGCGGGTCGGCATGGAGGACACGGTCACCTACGCCAAGGGCCGTCCGGTGGAGTCCAACATGCAGCTCGTCGCGCGGGCGGTCGGCTTCGCCCAGCTCGCCCAGCGCCCGCC